Proteins encoded by one window of Rutidosis leptorrhynchoides isolate AG116_Rl617_1_P2 chromosome 7, CSIRO_AGI_Rlap_v1, whole genome shotgun sequence:
- the LOC139859692 gene encoding serine/threonine-protein phosphatase 7 long form homolog → MAQTNQVRARSEPVDSSLLFLQAERNHISYVVFTKKLDEDTLIKPRRADLSFWQYIKQLPNETINEHVQVYLDNVGLGLLAKLGKQRLDWSLVTAMIERWRLEAHTFHLSIDGDVFSGIWYETNDSDWIPFVETYLGISRQAIGNRGICRGRILISVLITELNEEVGDTIESHQQRARVYILAMMGGILFSDANANLCKAATNYEAKAINGSLLLVQQWVYERIPSLAPILRTDVRKIPKDLPPNQIPLIPAPYGSRWHGKRTNKNTPAHVLSTYRSLLSALTPRQFIWQPYDDELFARLPEQCTADRPLWSYSRPIIFWATIETHLPDRTHHQLHKTNLRMKRSVDMRANAPQATYIAEWNDRANRIFVGRDGGGVSRGYYDWYKARTVVHITDPRTDEGTNTYPNRAGTTNVYEEGLWRMQDMAFAQMQPNSQPNPQAFYDMPHNLLSYAHHQQPDAPFEYYPSQNFEFPAYDDGAQSHYHV, encoded by the exons ATGGCTCAAACGAACCAAGTACGTGCTAGATCAGAGCCGGTTGATAGTTCTTTATTATTTTTACAAGCCGAAAGGAATCATATATCGTACGTAGTATTTACAAAGAAGCTGGACGAGGACACGTTGATCAAACCACGAAGAGCTGATCTGAGCTTTTGGCAGTATATTAAACAGCTACCAAACGAAACAATTAATGAGCATGTGCAGGTGTATCTCGATAATGTGGGTTTGGGTTTACTAGCTAAATTGGGTAAACAAAGACTGGATTGGTCACTTGTTACTGCTATGATTGAAAGATGGCGCCTGGAGGCGCATACGTTTCATTTATCGATTG ACGGGGATGTATTCTCCGGTATTTGGTATGAAACAAATGATAGCGATTGGATACCGTTTGTTGAAACGTACTTAGGGATCTCCCGTCAGGCTATTGGTAATAGGGGTATATGCAGAGGGAGGATATTAATTTCCGTTTTAATTACGGAGTTGAATGAAGAAGTTGGAGACACTATCGAGTCTCACCAACAGCGGGCTAGAGTATATATTTTAGCTATGATGGGTGGCATTCTATTTTCTGATGCTAATGC AAATTTGTGTAAAGCGGCCACAAACTATGAAGCCAAGGCCATTAATGGTTCGCTACTTTTAGTACAACAGTGGGTGTATGAACGAATTCCATCCCTCGCGCCAATTCTCAGAACTGATGTACGAAAGATTCCAAAGGACTTGCCACCGAACCAGATTCCACTTATTCCAGCACCCTATGGTTCTAG GTGGCATGGTAAACGGACTAACAAAAATACGCCAGCACATGTATTGTCAACATATCGCTCCCTACTTTCGGCGTTAACGCCTAGACAG TTTATATGGCAACCCTATGATGATGAGTTATTCGCCCGACTACCCGAGCAGTGCACAGCTGACAGACCCTTATGGTCATACAGTAGGCCTATTATATTCTGGGCTACTATTGAGACACATCTACCCGATCGG ACGCATCATCAGTTGCACAAAACAAACCTTAGAATGAAAAGAAGTGTTGATATGAGGGCTAATGCCCCCCAGGCCACGTACATCGCAGAATGGAATGACCGAGCCAACCGTATATTTGTTGGTAGAGATGGTGGGGGTGTCAGTAGGGGTTACTATGACTGGTACAAGGCTCGCACTGTTGTGCACATTACAGATCCAAGAACCGACGAGGGTACCAACACATATCCTAATCGGGCTGGGACTACCAATGTCTAT GAGGAAGGGCTTTGGAGGATGCAAGATATGGCATTTGCACAAATGCAACCTAACAGTCAACCTAACCCGCAAGCATTTTATGACATGCCACATAACCTACTTTCATACGCGCATCACCAACAGCCAGATGCTCCATTTGAATACTATCCGTCACAAAACTTCGAGTTCCCGGCTTATGATGACGGTGCTCAGTCGCATTatcatgtgtga